The genomic region TAGAGAAGGCTATTGTAGATGAACCACCATTTTCAATAAGAGAGGGTGGAATAATAAGAAGTGGATACAATAAAGATTTAGATGAACTTCATGGAATCTCAAAAGATGGAAAAAACTATATTTTAGAAATTGAATCAAGAGAGAGAGAAAGAACAGGAATAAAGGGACTTAAAGTAAAATTCAATAAGGTCTTTGGATATTTTATTGAGGTTACTAAAGCAAACTCTCATTTAGTTCCTGAGGAATATATAAGAAAACAGACTCTTACAAATGCAGAGAGATATATAGTTCCAGATCTTAAAGAGTATGAGGAAAAAGTGCTTAACGCAAAGGATAAGATTCAAAATCTGGAATACTATCTATTTAAGGAATTAAGTGGAGAGATCAAAAAGCACAGAGGAGTTTTACAGGATTTAGCATATAAGGTATCATATCTTGATGTAATCACTGACTTTGCTCATATTGCTATCAAAAATTCATATATTCAACCAGAGGTAAATGATGGTGATGAGATTGAGATAATTGCAGGACGTCATCCAATTGTTGAAAAACTGATACCTGCAGGAAAATTTGTTAAAAATAATATTGTATTTGATGATAAAAGAGAGATTATAATTTTAACAGGGCCTAATATGTCAGGTAAATCAACATATATGAAGCAGAGTGCCCTTATTATAATTATGGCTCATATAGGATCATATGTACCAGCAAACTATGCAAGAATAGGATTGGTAGATAAGATTTTTACAAGAGTTGGAGCAAGTGATGACCTTTTAACAGGGCAATCAACTTTTATGCTGGAAATGAGTGAGGTAGCAAATATTGTAAATAATGCCACTTCAAAATCATTTATAATACTTGACGAGATTGGAAGAGGAACTTCGACATTTGACGGAATCTCAATAGCCACAGCAATTACTGAGTATATTCATGAACAGATAGGAGCAAAGACAATATTTGCAACTCACTATCATGAACTTACACAGCTTGAATCAAGACTTGAAAAAGCAGAGAACTTCAGAATAGAAGTTAAAGAGGATAAAAAAGAGATAATCTTTTTAAGAGAGATAGTAAAAGGTGGAGCAGACAAGTCTTATGGAATTGAAGTAGCAAGACTTGCAGGACTTCCTAAAGAGATATTGGACAGATCAAAAGAGGTTCTAAAAAAACTTGAAGAGAGAAAAGAGATAATTGAGAAAAAAGTTGGAGGAGAACAGCTTCTTTTATTCTGTAATGTTGAGGATAAACCTGAAGAGGAAACAAAAACTGAAGATATAAAAGGAAAAGAGCTTACAAAAGAGCAGAAAATAGTTATGAGAGTTTTAGCAGAAACAGATGTAGATAAGATGACACCATTAGAAGCATTGATGAAGTTGAACGAACTTAAAAAAATATTGAGTGGGAGTTAGATATGAAAAAGAAAATAATCTATATTGCTATTTTGATAATAGCGTTAATTTTGGGGTATTTCAATTATTTTGGCGACGATGAAAAACTTGACAATACACAGCAAGTTATCGAAACTACAAATGTAACTTATAAAAATGATGACTATGTTGTTGAAGCTGAAAAACAAAAGGACTATGTAAAAGAGAAAGAAACAGGATTTGAAAAGGCACAGGCAAAAGTAAATGATATGCTTTTAAGTGGAGACAATGTCTTTATAGACAAAGTTAGAAACCTTGCACTTAAACACAATATTCTTGGAGTAAGTCCTAATGGTTGGAGATTTAGTGCTGAAACAGCAAACTATAACAAATTAGAGGACAAAGTTACCTCTGATACTGGTGTTACTGCTGAAAATGAAGCAAGAGGAATAAAAATATCTGGACAAAACTTTACTACTGACTCAAAGATGAGCTATATAAATCTTGAAAAAGATGTTGTTTTAGAAAATAGAAATTTAGCTTTAAAGGGAGATAGAGGAGACTATACAGATGCTACAAAAATAGTAAATCTTGCAGATAATATCACCCTTGAAGGTCGTGGAAAAGATGAAGGTCTTTTAGGTGGACATTTTAAACATCTGAAATATAATATGCAGGATAAGATTTTGGAAGCATGGGAACCTTATGATATCACATATAAAGATGTAAAACTTTCAGCTGAATCACTTTACTTTAAAGAGGATACAGAGGCTTTAAGAATAACTAAAAATGTTCAACTTGAGGCAAATGGCTTTGTAGTAGACCTTCAAAGTATTGATAAAAAACCTAACAGTAATATTTTAAATCTCAATGGAAAACTTGTAGGTAAAAATGATGAATATAGTTTTGTAGCTGATTCTGGAAGATACAATACAGATACTAAAATACTTGAGATATTTGGAAATATACGTGGTAAATCTAAAACTGGAGAGCTTTTAGTGGCAGATAAACTTGTATATGATACAAATACAAAGGTTATGATAGTTACAAAATCTGATGGAGTAAAATATTCAAATGTAGACGGAGAACTTGTAACAAGAGAGTTTACATATAATTTTAATACTAAAGAACTGGCTACAGATGGTCACTATACATTTAAAGGAAAAAAATATGAAAGTGAAGGACAAAATCTTTACTATAACGATATCTCAAAGGATATAAAACTGACAAAGGGATATATCTATGATAAAATAAAAAAAGAGAGAGTTAAAGGTGACACTATTCTTCATAATATGACAACTAAGGACAGTTCTGTAACTGGGAATGGATATATTGAAAATACAACTTATGCTCTTTCAAGTGAGAAAATTCAGTATAAAGGTGCAGAAAAAATTGCAATCATACCTGAAAAATATAAAGTTACTTATCTTAAAGATGGAAGTATCTTTAGAGGTAAAGATGCCAACTACAATGAAAATACAAATGATTTTGTAAGTAAGGGAGAAGTAATTGTAGAGGGAAAAAACTATATAGCCCATGGAAGAGATTTGGAGTATAATAGTAAGACAGGCTTTGGTAAATTCAATAGTAAAATTGAAATTGAAAATCCTAAAGATAATATGCTAATAAAAGGGAACAATTTTACATTCCAAAATGGAAAGTATATTGATATATCAGGAAATCTTAATATGGAAACAGATAAGTTTACTGCAAAATCTC from Fusobacterium sp. DD2 harbors:
- the mutS gene encoding DNA mismatch repair protein MutS; its protein translation is MAETPLMGQYRRIKSEYEDSLLFFRLGDFYEMFFDDAVIASKELGLTLTSRNREKDYDVPLAGVPYHSVASYIAKLVNKGYKIAICDQVEDPKTAKGIVKREVTRVITPGTVIDTEFLDEKSNNYLMGIKVADNAGGIAFIDITTGEFKTTEIVGEDIVFKLLGEINKVAPKEILMDEKTYDICIEELKNQNSLSDIKFTKVPEKRKCEEYLKDYFKVVSLESYGLKDKKLAITISATVLDYVIDLQKGKDLPVEKIGYINEDEVMELNITTQRNLDIIDNYRDKSGMGTLLWVMDECMTSMGSRLLKKFIKNPILNIPEIKKRQEDVGYFIENVLLREEIREKLKDIYDIERIIGKLVLETENGRDLIALKTSIKNSLEILKLLNGHEIFNIDVKVLIDIYNMIEKAIVDEPPFSIREGGIIRSGYNKDLDELHGISKDGKNYILEIESRERERTGIKGLKVKFNKVFGYFIEVTKANSHLVPEEYIRKQTLTNAERYIVPDLKEYEEKVLNAKDKIQNLEYYLFKELSGEIKKHRGVLQDLAYKVSYLDVITDFAHIAIKNSYIQPEVNDGDEIEIIAGRHPIVEKLIPAGKFVKNNIVFDDKREIIILTGPNMSGKSTYMKQSALIIIMAHIGSYVPANYARIGLVDKIFTRVGASDDLLTGQSTFMLEMSEVANIVNNATSKSFIILDEIGRGTSTFDGISIATAITEYIHEQIGAKTIFATHYHELTQLESRLEKAENFRIEVKEDKKEIIFLREIVKGGADKSYGIEVARLAGLPKEILDRSKEVLKKLEERKEIIEKKVGGEQLLLFCNVEDKPEEETKTEDIKGKELTKEQKIVMRVLAETDVDKMTPLEALMKLNELKKILSGS
- the lptC gene encoding LPS export ABC transporter periplasmic protein LptC codes for the protein MKKKIIYIAILIIALILGYFNYFGDDEKLDNTQQVIETTNVTYKNDDYVVEAEKQKDYVKEKETGFEKAQAKVNDMLLSGDNVFIDKVRNLALKHNILGVSPNGWRFSAETANYNKLEDKVTSDTGVTAENEARGIKISGQNFTTDSKMSYINLEKDVVLENRNLALKGDRGDYTDATKIVNLADNITLEGRGKDEGLLGGHFKHLKYNMQDKILEAWEPYDITYKDVKLSAESLYFKEDTEALRITKNVQLEANGFVVDLQSIDKKPNSNILNLNGKLVGKNDEYSFVADSGRYNTDTKILEIFGNIRGKSKTGELLVADKLVYDTNTKVMIVTKSDGVKYSNVDGELVTREFTYNFNTKELATDGHYTFKGKKYESEGQNLYYNDISKDIKLTKGYIYDKIKKERVKGDTILHNMTTKDSSVTGNGYIENTTYALSSEKIQYKGAEKIAIIPEKYKVTYLKDGSIFRGKDANYNENTNDFVSKGEVIVEGKNYIAHGRDLEYNSKTGFGKFNSKIEIENPKDNMLIKGNNFTFQNGKYIDISGNLNMETDKFTAKSQEGKYNFDDKKIYIPEMISFASKDGKTSGTTKNGIYSTDKNYFHGKIFDGVNENSKVKSKNIYYYTKENRVLFTGNVVMESPESIVRGENIEYYPESETIKLIGEYTINYKDFTFEGVNGTFNNKTGILHGEKSVITSKTGDRFVSDRVDGNLNDLVLDFSGNINGHISNNGEVTNFKGDYARLYFKHDKKYELLRSEVRENAVFVQNEKTLYSDYIEVDPERNLVFSRDNTKLVIDDPKNGKTIITSDAAELDSQKDIATLIGNVKVDNMNKERGLTKITADRGIINKKDNTLEFTGHVEIENNDSTVQADKGIYNMNTKKIKALGNVYVDYKK